In Phocoena phocoena chromosome 8, mPhoPho1.1, whole genome shotgun sequence, the following are encoded in one genomic region:
- the SCGB1A1 gene encoding uteroglobin: MKLALAALTRAWIHTLSLFCAPAFTEVCLNFLHVIENLFMGTLPSYEAALEPFSPEEDMKNAGAQLKMLVDTLPQKAQDGMITLTVHGSLHSHCPAEDFHIPQLQCQLPLGTLF; encoded by the exons ATGAAGCTTGCCCTGGCAGCCCTG ACAAGGGCCTGGATACACACGCTCTCCCTTTTCTGTGCTCCAGCATTTACAGAGGTCTGCCTGAACTTTCTACATGTCATTGAAAACCTCTTCATGGGCACGCTTCCCAGCTATGAGGCTGCCCTTGAACCCTTCAGCCCTGAGGAAGACATGAAAAATGCAGGGGCCCAGTTGAAGATGCTGGTGGACACCCTCCCCCAAAAGGCCCAGGACGGCATGATAACACTCACGGTACACGGCTCCCTCCACTCCCACTGCCCAGCGGAGGATTTCCACATCCCTCAGCTGCAGTGTCAACTCCCTTTGGGGACCCTTTTCTAA